A single region of the Candidatus Protochlamydia amoebophila UWE25 genome encodes:
- a CDS encoding LemA family protein has protein sequence MATALLILLGIVIVVFLWGMGVYNTLVRLRNQVNNAWGQIDVQLQRRYDLIPNLVEAVKGYMSYEKNTLEAVISARNQAQAARGQITQSGGPTESSASAVKKLVTADAAVRGAVTNIMALAENYPQLKASENMQQLQEELSSTENKVAFARQAYNDNVMLYNTAQQEFPAVLFVTIFGHHSVELFQIDDQKAKLAPKISFD, from the coding sequence ATGGCTACAGCACTTTTAATTTTATTGGGAATCGTCATTGTAGTTTTTTTATGGGGTATGGGAGTTTACAATACTCTTGTTCGTTTACGTAATCAAGTCAACAATGCATGGGGCCAGATTGATGTTCAACTACAACGTCGCTATGATTTAATTCCCAATTTAGTGGAAGCTGTTAAAGGATATATGAGTTATGAAAAAAACACATTAGAAGCTGTAATTAGTGCGCGCAATCAAGCTCAAGCTGCACGCGGCCAAATTACCCAAAGTGGCGGTCCCACTGAGAGTTCTGCCAGTGCTGTTAAAAAATTAGTTACAGCTGATGCAGCGGTTAGAGGCGCTGTTACAAATATTATGGCTCTTGCAGAAAATTATCCGCAACTAAAAGCTAGTGAGAATATGCAACAGCTTCAAGAAGAATTAAGCTCAACAGAAAATAAAGTTGCCTTTGCTCGTCAAGCCTACAATGATAATGTCATGCTTTATAATACAGCTCAGCAAGAATTCCCCGCAGTATTATTTGTTACAATATTTGGGCATCATTCAGTGGAATTATTTCAAATTGATGATCAAAAAGCTAAACTAGCTCCAAAAATATCTTTTGATTAA
- a CDS encoding efflux transporter outer membrane subunit codes for MQVIKFFIFPTLNRFLILLLICVSFQSCRLIAPYQAPLITTPQVWKNASKISTPEKWEKDSVNEGPSNLAKKETSSFNQEQEQRFEQSKKDLDYWWEIFDDPILNKLEEQALELNHTLGAAFERVIQSRAIARIDRASLFPTVNFSPSYARSGMLQKNALGKAIPSSQQNNPPDAMFSNLPQTVRGIQSQYFLSFDFNYELDLWSKLTNTYESAIFRSQASTQAYLSILLTLTADIASNYFQLRDLDSQQAILQRTIEARQKAFDINQARFNAGLIVYSDVSRAKVELARARSDLANIQRLRSLQENIIATLTGTPATVFSIKFNPINALPPSIPTGLPSELLYRRPDIAEAERNLAASYAEIGIAYASFFPTMNLNAGFGLESPFVHSLISWKARLWEIGLNLIQTVFDGGRNCANLAFTKSRFRETLANYQENVLIAFQDVEDSLVNLRQKALQAEALEAGVKAAKETLKLSQMRYERGLINYLDVVDAERTLLETEQNTVIVLGERYISTIRLIKALGGGWNTQFYNPKCWETD; via the coding sequence ATGCAAGTTATCAAATTTTTTATTTTTCCCACTTTAAATCGTTTTTTAATTCTGCTGTTGATTTGTGTAAGCTTTCAAAGTTGCCGATTAATTGCCCCATATCAAGCCCCTCTTATAACGACTCCTCAGGTCTGGAAAAATGCAAGTAAGATAAGCACCCCTGAAAAATGGGAAAAGGATTCCGTTAATGAAGGCCCTTCCAATTTAGCAAAGAAAGAAACATCAAGTTTTAATCAAGAGCAAGAGCAACGTTTCGAACAATCAAAAAAAGATTTAGATTACTGGTGGGAAATTTTTGATGATCCTATTTTGAATAAGTTAGAAGAGCAGGCTTTGGAATTAAATCATACTCTTGGGGCAGCATTCGAACGGGTGATACAATCTCGGGCAATTGCTCGTATTGATCGAGCGTCTCTGTTTCCTACTGTCAATTTTTCTCCTTCTTATGCACGATCTGGAATGTTACAAAAAAACGCCCTTGGAAAAGCGATTCCTTCTTCCCAACAAAACAATCCACCAGATGCAATGTTCAGCAATTTACCTCAGACTGTTCGAGGTATTCAATCTCAATATTTTTTATCCTTTGATTTTAACTACGAATTAGATTTATGGTCTAAGCTAACCAACACCTATGAATCAGCTATTTTTCGATCTCAAGCATCTACTCAAGCTTATTTAAGCATTTTACTAACGTTAACAGCTGATATTGCTTCAAACTACTTCCAATTGCGTGATTTAGATTCTCAACAAGCAATTTTACAAAGAACAATTGAAGCAAGACAAAAAGCTTTTGATATTAATCAAGCACGCTTTAATGCTGGTTTAATTGTTTATTCTGATGTCAGTCGAGCTAAAGTAGAGCTTGCAAGAGCTCGCTCAGATCTTGCCAACATCCAACGTCTTCGAAGTTTACAAGAAAATATTATTGCAACTTTAACCGGAACCCCCGCCACTGTTTTTTCTATCAAATTTAACCCCATTAATGCTCTTCCACCTTCCATCCCAACGGGGCTCCCTTCTGAACTTCTTTACAGAAGACCAGACATTGCGGAAGCTGAAAGAAATCTTGCAGCTTCTTACGCGGAAATTGGAATTGCTTATGCTTCTTTTTTTCCCACAATGAATTTAAATGCGGGTTTTGGACTTGAAAGCCCGTTTGTTCATTCTTTAATTTCTTGGAAAGCTCGGCTTTGGGAAATTGGTTTGAATCTAATACAAACTGTTTTCGATGGAGGAAGAAATTGCGCCAACTTAGCTTTCACAAAATCTCGTTTTCGAGAGACTCTAGCTAATTATCAAGAAAATGTATTAATTGCTTTTCAAGATGTAGAAGATTCATTAGTTAATCTCCGTCAAAAAGCCTTACAAGCAGAAGCATTAGAAGCTGGTGTGAAAGCTGCAAAAGAAACCCTTAAATTATCTCAAATGCGCTACGAAAGAGGTCTTATTAATTATTTAGACGTTGTGGATGCTGAACGCACTCTTCTGGAAACAGAACAAAATACTGTTATTGTACTAGGTGAGCGATATATTTCAACAATTCGTTTGATCAAAGCTTTAGGAGGAGGATGGAATACCCAATTTTATAATCCTAAATGCTGGGAAACAGATTAA
- a CDS encoding YihY/virulence factor BrkB family protein — translation MTDSQQHIHSSPSPEKFISPSFFKRCFRVLVNTCKGFIDDDCYAKASALTFYTLLSVVPVLAVLFGIAKGFGFEKALESELNQQFLEQKELVEKVIEFAYTWLKTVQGGVIAGIGTLTLLWTVFGLLNNIEMALNAIWKTRHTRPYSRKISDYLAAMLVAPLFLVTSSSINVFINTQITQTAHNNIIVEALSPFLFYLLKLFPYFLGWLLFTFVYLFMPNTKVYLRSALIAGIVAGTAFQIWQWIYIKFQIGVASYGAIYGSFAALPLFLIWLQFSWNILLAGAEMAFEIENDLFLPARRLTPLSNKAIALLITYRCVEAFVKNEMPLTDRALSHELGMSLNHLQLVLEALQSDRILSAISFHDKTIGYQPARAVESITTKKVCDAIDKSERLMASVRPSPQMDRINNFLKLIDESIENASDNQSLYTYVSQKADMN, via the coding sequence ATGACTGATAGTCAACAGCACATACATTCAAGTCCTTCTCCTGAAAAATTTATTTCTCCTTCTTTTTTTAAAAGGTGTTTTCGCGTTTTAGTTAATACCTGTAAAGGATTTATTGATGATGATTGTTATGCTAAAGCTTCTGCTTTGACATTTTATACTTTATTATCAGTTGTTCCTGTTTTGGCGGTTTTATTTGGAATTGCTAAAGGATTTGGATTTGAAAAAGCTTTAGAATCAGAGCTTAACCAACAATTTCTTGAACAAAAAGAGCTTGTCGAAAAAGTGATCGAATTTGCTTATACATGGTTAAAAACTGTTCAAGGCGGTGTCATAGCAGGGATTGGAACTTTAACCTTACTTTGGACAGTTTTTGGGCTTTTGAATAATATTGAAATGGCTCTGAACGCCATTTGGAAAACCAGGCACACACGTCCCTATAGCCGAAAAATTAGCGATTACTTAGCAGCCATGCTTGTGGCTCCTCTTTTTCTCGTCACTTCAAGTAGTATAAATGTTTTTATCAATACACAAATCACTCAAACAGCACATAATAATATTATCGTAGAAGCACTTAGTCCGTTTCTTTTTTATCTTTTAAAGCTTTTCCCCTATTTTTTGGGCTGGCTCCTCTTTACTTTTGTCTATTTATTCATGCCTAATACAAAAGTTTATTTAAGATCCGCTTTGATTGCAGGTATTGTCGCAGGAACAGCTTTTCAAATTTGGCAATGGATTTACATTAAATTCCAAATTGGGGTTGCTAGCTATGGAGCTATCTACGGAAGCTTTGCAGCTTTACCCCTATTTTTAATTTGGCTCCAATTTAGCTGGAATATTTTGCTAGCTGGCGCTGAAATGGCCTTTGAAATTGAAAATGATTTATTTCTTCCTGCAAGGCGTCTCACTCCCCTTTCTAATAAAGCTATTGCTTTACTCATTACTTATCGATGTGTTGAAGCTTTTGTAAAAAATGAAATGCCTTTAACTGATCGAGCTTTATCCCATGAATTAGGCATGTCACTTAATCACCTACAACTTGTTTTGGAGGCTTTACAGAGCGATCGCATTTTATCTGCAATCTCTTTTCATGATAAAACAATTGGTTATCAACCGGCGCGAGCAGTGGAAAGTATTACAACGAAAAAAGTTTGCGATGCCATAGACAAGAGTGAAAGGTTAATGGCCTCAGTACGCCCTTCCCCTCAAATGGATAGGATTAATAATTTTTTAAAATTGATTGATGAATCTATAGAAAACGCTTCTGATAACCAATCACTTTATACCTATGTTTCTCAAAAGGCTGATATGAATTAA
- a CDS encoding IS5 family transposase (programmed frameshift), whose product MEAHRRHDISDRVWNLLGPHLPGRRGTWGGIARDNRTFINAVFWILRTGAPWRDLPPDYGCWSNTHRRFIRWRNQRVWERLLEVLIDDPDYEWLVIDASHCKVHPHAAGAKGGNQSMSPYKRGLNTKLHLAVDAHGLPIRVIITEGTTADCTQASNLIAGLTAEWLLADKGYDSDAIVEQAISQGMQVVIPPRKNRITGREYDKDLYKLRHLVENAFLHLKRWRGIATRYAKNTASFLAAVHIRCIAIWAEVS is encoded by the exons ATGGAAGCGCACAGAAGACATGATATATCCGACAGAGTTTGGAATTTACTGGGACCTCATTTGCCAGGAAGAAGAGGGACTTGGGGTGGTATAGCAAGAGATAATAGGACTTTTATCAATGCAGTATTTTGGATATTAAGAACGGGAGCTCCATGGAGGGATTTGCCTCCAGATTACGGTTGTTGGAGCAATACTCATCGGCGATTTATCCGATGGCGCAATCAGAGAGTCTGGGAAAGGTTGCTTGAGGTGCTGATTGACGATCCAGATTATGAATGGCTTGTGATAGATGCTTCGCATTGTAAAGTGCATCCTCATGCAGCGGGAGCTAAAGGTGGTAATCAGAGCATGAGTC CGTACAAAAGGGGGCTCAATACAAAATTGCATCTTGCCGTGGATGCGCATGGTCTGCCGATCAGGGTCATTATTACAGAAGGCACAACAGCAGATTGTACTCAAGCAAGCAATTTGATCGCTGGTCTTACAGCTGAGTGGTTACTGGCAGACAAAGGATATGATAGCGACGCAATCGTTGAGCAAGCTATAAGTCAGGGAATGCAAGTAGTGATTCCTCCACGAAAGAATCGCATAACTGGTCGAGAATACGATAAAGATCTCTATAAGTTAAGGCATTTGGTGGAAAATGCATTTTTACATTTGAAGCGCTGGAGAGGAATAGCGACCCGTTATGCAAAGAACACAGCCTCATTCTTGGCTGCAGTCCATATTAGATGTATTGCTATATGGGCAGAAGTCTCGTGA
- a CDS encoding M48 family metallopeptidase, with product MAMNFWEAQREAKTKTTLYLVIFFILTLISATLAEILMRGFAQDGYHTDFPYIGLGFLSVIFCVAGFNYMNYLQNGGSYVAESLGARLVDPNTRDGKERQLLNIVEEIALATSLPIPPVYILEAQEINAFAAGTSYDNAAITVTQGCLLALNRDELQGVLAHEFGHIYNRDMLIGMRVAAMIMGFFIVSYIGLRMLQTAPYARRDDKEERKSGNPVAAIGMIFTLVGAFMWFFGSILQAMVSRQREYLADASSVQYTRNPAGISSALKKIQNYKLSDMPKSGKPFAHLYFNEHTSFWQRLFASHPPIEDRIAAIEGHKYVDLNQK from the coding sequence ATGGCCATGAACTTTTGGGAAGCTCAGCGTGAAGCAAAGACAAAAACAACTCTTTATTTAGTGATCTTCTTTATTCTTACTCTTATCTCAGCAACACTTGCAGAAATATTGATGAGAGGCTTTGCACAAGATGGCTACCATACTGATTTTCCTTATATAGGCTTAGGATTTTTAAGTGTTATTTTTTGTGTGGCCGGATTCAATTATATGAATTATTTGCAAAATGGAGGTAGTTACGTAGCAGAGTCTTTAGGTGCGAGACTTGTCGACCCTAATACGCGCGATGGTAAAGAAAGGCAATTATTGAATATCGTGGAAGAAATTGCTTTGGCCACTTCTTTACCTATTCCTCCTGTGTACATTTTAGAAGCTCAAGAAATCAATGCTTTTGCGGCAGGAACTTCGTACGATAATGCAGCTATAACTGTCACACAAGGATGTTTATTAGCTTTGAATCGAGATGAATTGCAAGGAGTTTTAGCTCACGAATTCGGGCATATATATAATCGAGATATGCTGATTGGAATGCGTGTTGCGGCTATGATTATGGGATTCTTTATTGTCTCTTATATTGGACTTAGAATGTTACAAACCGCCCCTTATGCAAGAAGAGATGATAAGGAAGAACGTAAAAGTGGTAATCCTGTTGCAGCGATAGGTATGATTTTCACGTTAGTGGGAGCATTCATGTGGTTTTTTGGCTCTATTCTTCAAGCCATGGTGAGTCGCCAAAGGGAGTATTTAGCGGATGCAAGTTCTGTCCAATATACACGCAATCCTGCAGGGATCTCTAGTGCTTTAAAGAAGATCCAAAACTATAAACTTTCTGATATGCCAAAAAGTGGAAAACCTTTTGCTCATTTATACTTTAATGAGCATACCTCTTTTTGGCAGCGTTTATTCGCGAGTCATCCTCCAATTGAAGATCGTATTGCAGCGATTGAAGGTCATAAATATGTGGATCTTAATCAAAAATGA
- a CDS encoding ABC transporter ATP-binding protein encodes MFNTSSSTPKTLKQFWILLTNRWAFGCFALLTFQQLIEASSTIWLVIIVKKITAGEAFFSYLFIYLTSLVFPYIPGCMASIIKISWRQEAQRSFINAFVSSNRNQIGEWNNKGIREEKLSILTAEAPNALQTLIDYVYDLYAYVISVFFNIFALSIVVEPLFGLAYAISVLTVLVVMKAKRRLQRRLTKKALTARIDLYQSLLAAWDNVLLGNRYNFKLWEDRTTQRLNRCLQKNVDLERFDQVLAIVISLLTCIPSLIVVVYHVYTNRHSVANLTAFLVTLPILFNILSYTYQTLSLIFRWTMHRSKLLSIYKTIQPATDAQQMMEKKIKWSKIQLDASNLPKTDHVSLSVPPTLSSHLDLLTFTQQSGRITLRGENGAGKSTVLMLVKNALCDRAFFLPTQNQLSFISETNKYSTGESLRSRLLEIIDKVDVDVLLLDEWDANLDKDNRESLSALIDELAEKKCVIEVCHR; translated from the coding sequence ATGTTTAATACCTCCTCCTCTACTCCGAAGACACTTAAGCAATTTTGGATCCTTTTAACAAATCGCTGGGCATTTGGATGCTTTGCCCTCCTCACTTTTCAACAACTTATCGAAGCTTCATCAACAATTTGGCTAGTAATAATTGTTAAAAAAATTACAGCGGGAGAAGCTTTTTTTTCTTATTTATTTATCTATCTTACTTCCTTAGTATTTCCCTATATTCCCGGTTGTATGGCGAGCATTATAAAAATTTCTTGGCGCCAGGAAGCTCAACGCTCTTTCATCAATGCATTTGTCTCGTCTAATCGCAATCAAATTGGTGAATGGAATAATAAAGGAATAAGAGAAGAAAAACTTTCTATTCTAACTGCAGAAGCTCCCAACGCTTTACAAACTCTAATCGATTATGTTTATGATTTGTATGCCTATGTGATTAGTGTGTTTTTTAACATCTTTGCTCTGTCAATTGTCGTCGAGCCTTTGTTTGGACTAGCGTATGCTATTAGTGTTTTAACAGTTTTGGTTGTGATGAAAGCTAAACGACGCTTGCAAAGGCGTTTAACGAAAAAAGCTTTAACAGCCCGGATAGATCTTTATCAATCTTTATTGGCTGCGTGGGATAATGTATTATTAGGCAACCGGTATAATTTTAAATTGTGGGAAGATAGAACGACCCAACGTTTAAATCGATGTTTGCAAAAGAACGTAGATTTAGAGCGATTTGATCAAGTTTTAGCAATTGTTATCTCTTTACTGACCTGCATTCCTTCACTTATCGTTGTTGTTTACCATGTTTACACAAATCGTCATAGCGTAGCTAATTTAACAGCATTTTTAGTCACTCTCCCTATCCTTTTTAATATCTTATCTTATACTTATCAAACCCTTAGCTTAATTTTCCGCTGGACAATGCATCGGAGTAAGCTACTATCAATTTATAAAACCATTCAACCCGCTACTGATGCTCAACAAATGATGGAGAAAAAAATCAAATGGTCAAAAATTCAATTAGATGCTTCTAATTTACCTAAAACTGACCATGTGTCTTTATCAGTCCCTCCAACCTTAAGTTCCCACTTAGATTTGTTAACTTTCACTCAACAATCTGGTCGAATTACATTAAGAGGTGAAAATGGAGCAGGAAAGTCAACAGTCCTTATGCTTGTAAAAAATGCACTTTGCGACCGAGCTTTTTTTCTCCCGACACAAAACCAGCTAAGCTTCATTTCTGAGACAAATAAATATTCTACAGGCGAGTCTTTGCGAAGTAGACTCTTAGAAATTATTGACAAGGTTGATGTAGATGTTCTTTTGCTTGACGAATGGGATGCTAATTTAGACAAAGACAATCGCGAAAGTTTATCAGCGTTAATCGATGAACTTGCTGAAAAAAAATGTGTCATCGAAGTTTGTCATCGATAA
- a CDS encoding glycosyltransferase family 2 protein, which produces MDNPKIDILLATYQGSRYIDEQISSIIEQTYQNFHLWIRDDNSSDQTGQLLNQWALAYPQKITLILSDKNLGITQNFSCLLDYAQAPYICLADQDDKWLPHKLEWSLKKMQELEKKHGHATPLLIHSDLVVASKDLSIIHPSFWKYTRLNPHLTSLNRLLIQNNVTGCTSMINRSLVELAKPIPENVAMHDWWLALVASCFGVIGNIKQPTLLYRQHVSNDTGAKQNSILNYFTQNSKEKNKKVDAALLSYHHAEMILERYKLLLNEKNRNILQSYAKLRTLPYVKQKLQTLKYQFYKQGFLRFLKTFLCQY; this is translated from the coding sequence ATGGATAACCCTAAAATTGACATTTTGCTAGCTACTTATCAAGGCTCTAGATATATTGACGAGCAAATTAGTTCGATTATAGAACAAACTTATCAAAATTTTCATTTGTGGATAAGAGATGACAATTCTTCCGATCAAACAGGGCAATTATTAAATCAATGGGCACTAGCCTACCCTCAAAAAATTACTTTGATTTTGAGCGATAAAAATTTAGGAATTACTCAAAATTTTTCATGCCTTTTAGATTATGCGCAGGCCCCTTACATTTGCCTTGCTGATCAAGACGACAAATGGCTTCCGCATAAATTAGAATGGAGTCTAAAAAAGATGCAAGAATTAGAAAAAAAGCACGGGCATGCGACTCCCCTACTTATTCATTCAGACTTAGTTGTTGCATCAAAAGATTTGTCTATTATCCATCCCTCATTTTGGAAGTATACACGTTTAAATCCTCATTTGACGAGCCTGAATCGTCTTTTAATTCAAAATAACGTGACAGGATGCACTTCAATGATAAATCGATCTTTAGTTGAACTCGCAAAACCCATTCCTGAAAATGTCGCAATGCACGATTGGTGGCTAGCTTTAGTAGCCTCTTGTTTTGGAGTAATCGGAAATATTAAGCAACCTACGTTACTGTACCGGCAGCATGTTTCAAACGATACTGGAGCTAAACAAAACAGTATTTTAAACTATTTTACTCAAAATTCTAAGGAAAAAAATAAAAAGGTAGATGCAGCACTTCTCTCCTATCATCACGCAGAAATGATATTAGAGCGGTATAAACTATTACTGAACGAGAAGAATAGAAACATATTGCAGTCTTACGCAAAATTAAGGACATTACCGTATGTCAAGCAAAAACTTCAAACTTTAAAATATCAATTTTATAAACAAGGGTTTCTGCGATTTTTGAAAACATTCCTTTGTCAATATTGA